Sequence from the Fusobacterium perfoetens genome:
AATGCTTCAGGAAGCTGTTGATGCCTTAATAGACAATGGAAGAAGAGGAAAACCTGTTGTTGCTCAAAATAACAGAGAATTAAAATCTCTTTCTGATATGTTAAAAGGAAAACAAGGAAGATTCAGACAAAACCTTCTAGGTAAAAGGGTTGACTATTCAGCCAGATCAGTTATCGTTGTTGGACCTTCATTAAAAATGAACCAATGCGGAATTCCTAAGAAAATGGCTCTTGAACTTTACAAACCTTTCATTATGAGAGAACTTGTAAAAAGAGAACTTGCTACAAATATAAAAACAGCTAAAAAATTAGTTGAAGAAGCAGATGACAAAGTATGGGATGTAATTGAAGATGTAATCAAAGATCACCCTGTATTACTTAACAGAGCTCCGACTCTTCACAGATTATCAATTCAAGCTTTTGAACCAGTGTTAATTGAAGGAAAAGCTATAAGACTTCATCCGTTAGTATGTTCTGCATTTAATGCCGACTTTGACGGAGACCAAATGGCTGTTCACTTAGTATTATCACCAGAAGCTATAATGGAAGCAAAACTTTTAATGCTTGCTCCAAATAATATTATTTCTCCAGCTAATGGTCAGCCAATAGCTATTCCAGGACAAGACATGGTTATGGGATGTTTCTATATGACTAAAGACAGACCTGGATGCAAAGGAGAAGGAAAATTATTCTCTAATAAAGAACAAGTTTTAACTGCTTATCAAAATGGTGTAGTAGACACTCACAGTATTATAAAAGTAAGAATAAAAGATGAAACAGTAACTACTACTCCTGGAAGAATTTTATTTGCAGAACTTCTTCCAGAAGAAATCAGAGATTATCATATGACTTATGGTAAAGGACCTCTTAAGAAATTAATAGGTGAATTATATGAAAGATATGGTTTCGTAAAAGCAGCTGAAATAATAGATAAACTTAAAAACTTCGGATACCACTATTCTACATTTGCTGGAGTATCAGTTGGTATAGAAGACCTTGAAATTCCTGCAAGTAAAAAAGAAATTCTTGAAAATGCAGATAAAGAAGTTGCAAGAATTGAACAAGAATATAAAGCAGGACATATTATTAACGAAGAAAGATACAGAAGAACAATTGCTGTATGGTCTCAGGCTACAGCAGCTGTTACAGATGCAATGATGAATGGACTTGATGAATTCAACCCAGTTTACATGATGGCGAACTCTGGAGCCAGAGGATCTATTCAACAGATGAGACAGCTTGCAGCCATGAGGGGAAATATGGCCGATACAAGAGGTAGAATCATTGAAGTACCTATTAAAGCTAACTTCCGTGAAGGTCTAACAGTATTAGAGTTCTTTATGTCATCACACGGAGCTAGAAAAGGACTAGCAGATACAGCTCTAAGAACTGCCGATTCAGGATATTTAACAAGAAGACTTGTTGATATATCTCATGAAGTTATAGTTAATGCAGAAGACTGTGGAACTCATGAAGGAATTGAAGTTGCAGAACTTGTATCTGATGGAAATGTAATTGAAACATTAGCAGAAAGAATTAATGGAAGAGTTTTAGCAGAAGATTTAATAGTAGATGGAGAAGTAATTGCTCCTAGAAATACTATGATAGGTAAAGCTCTTATTAAGAGAATAGAAGAATTAGGAATCAAAAAAGTAAAAATTAGAACACCTCTTACATGTGCTCTTGAAAAAGGAGTATGTAAGAAATGTTATGGTATGGATCTTTCAAATCATAAAGAAGTACTTCTTGGAGAAGCAGTTGGAGTTATTGCAGCTCAATCAATTGGAGAACCAGGTACTCAGCTTACAATGAGAACATTCCATACTGGAGGAGTTGCCATGGCAACAGCTTCTGCAACAACTAAAAAAGCAGAAGTAAGTGGTAAACTTAAATTTAAAGATGTAAAAATTCTTGTAAATGAAGAAACTAATGATGAAATAGTAGTAAGTCAGTCAGCTAAAATTTCTATTGGAAACTATGACCATGAAATTCCTTCAGGAGCTATTTTAAGAGTAAAAGAAGGAGATACAGTACAAGCAGGAGATGTTCTTGCAGATATTGACCCATATCATGTGCCAATTATATGTGACCAAGATGGAACAGTTGCATTTAAAGAAATTTACATAAAAGCAAACTATGATGAAAAATATGATGTTACAGAATATCTTGCAGTAAAACCTGTTGAATCAGGAGATGCTAACCCAAGACTTATCGTTTACGATA
This genomic interval carries:
- the rpoC gene encoding DNA-directed RNA polymerase subunit beta', which encodes MGIKSFEKIRIKLASPEKIYEWSHGEVTKPETINYRTLNPEMDGLFCERIFGPSKDWECACGKYKRMRYKGLVCEKCGVEVTKSKVRRERMGHIALAAPVSHIWYSKGTPNKMALVLGISPKELESILYFARYIVIESSEETLPVGKILNEKEYKLFKQMYGNAFDAKMGAEAILKLLEDLNLPVLREELEKELDDVNSSQKRKKVAKRLKIVRDFMESNNQPSWMILKNVPVIPADLRPMVQLDGGRFATSDLNDLYRRVINRNNRLKKLLEIKAPEIVVKNEKRMLQEAVDALIDNGRRGKPVVAQNNRELKSLSDMLKGKQGRFRQNLLGKRVDYSARSVIVVGPSLKMNQCGIPKKMALELYKPFIMRELVKRELATNIKTAKKLVEEADDKVWDVIEDVIKDHPVLLNRAPTLHRLSIQAFEPVLIEGKAIRLHPLVCSAFNADFDGDQMAVHLVLSPEAIMEAKLLMLAPNNIISPANGQPIAIPGQDMVMGCFYMTKDRPGCKGEGKLFSNKEQVLTAYQNGVVDTHSIIKVRIKDETVTTTPGRILFAELLPEEIRDYHMTYGKGPLKKLIGELYERYGFVKAAEIIDKLKNFGYHYSTFAGVSVGIEDLEIPASKKEILENADKEVARIEQEYKAGHIINEERYRRTIAVWSQATAAVTDAMMNGLDEFNPVYMMANSGARGSIQQMRQLAAMRGNMADTRGRIIEVPIKANFREGLTVLEFFMSSHGARKGLADTALRTADSGYLTRRLVDISHEVIVNAEDCGTHEGIEVAELVSDGNVIETLAERINGRVLAEDLIVDGEVIAPRNTMIGKALIKRIEELGIKKVKIRTPLTCALEKGVCKKCYGMDLSNHKEVLLGEAVGVIAAQSIGEPGTQLTMRTFHTGGVAMATASATTKKAEVSGKLKFKDVKILVNEETNDEIVVSQSAKISIGNYDHEIPSGAILRVKEGDTVQAGDVLADIDPYHVPIICDQDGTVAFKEIYIKANYDEKYDVTEYLAVKPVESGDANPRLIVYDKDHNPKASYPIPFGAYLMVKEGDKVTKGQILAKLIKEGEGTKDITGGLPRIQELFEARNPKGKALLTEIDGKVEITAKKRKGMRVIIIRNEKDPDLFREYLVSVGDHLVVTDGMLIKSGDKITEGAISPFDVLNIKGLVAAEQFILESVQQVYRDQGVTVNDKHIEIIVKQMFKKVRITNSGSSLLLEDEVVEKRLVDLENEELKAKGKKLVEYEPVIQGITKAAVNTESFISAASFQETTKVLSNAAIEGKEDYLEGLKENVIIGKKIPAGTGYVDYRNVVPTEVKEEQ